The DNA sequence CTACCTGACCGCCAGCGACAAGCCGCTGGTGTTGATCAGTGGCGGTGTTGGCATCACCCCGACCCTGGCCATGTTGCAGGCTGCGCTGCAGACCGAGCGGCCGGTGCATTTCATCCACTGCGCGCGCAACGGCCGCGCCCACGCCTTCCGCGGCTGGATCGACGAGCTGGCCGAGCGTCACCCCCAACTCAAGCGTTTCTATTGCTATGACGAAGACGACGGCTTGAGCCCGGCGGCTGACAAGGTGGGGCTGTTGAGCGAGGCGCAACTGGCGCAATGGTTGCCGGAACAGCGCGACCTGGACGCTTATTTCCTCGGGCCGAAGGGCTTCATGGGCGCCGTCAAGCGCCACCTCAGGGCCTTGGGCGTACCGGACCAACAGAGTCGCTACGAATTCTTCGGGCCGGCGGCGGCGCTGGAATGAGGTAGCGGCAAACCCGGGCAACCGGGTTGCCTTCATCGCGAGCAGGCTCGCTCCCACAGTTTTTTGCGCTGTTCACAGCAATTGTGTCCGCCGCTATCTCCTGTGGGAGCGAGCTTGCTCGCGATGGCGGCAGCAGGTCCATCCCTACCCAACTGCCAGAATTAATCCCCGCTTAACCTTCTTGCGGTCTATTCCCCTCCAATGTCGACGCCCGCAGCTCGTTCACTGTCATGGTCAGCGTGTAGACTTCGATACATCCGATCGCGCGCCGGGTGTCGCGAGGCTGCGCGTCAATCCATGCATACAAAAGGAAAGGCAATGAGTGAGGAAATGATGCGCCTGGGTCGTGAACGGCGCTTTCTGGTGCTGTTGGGGCTGATCTGCCTGGCGCTGATCGGCGGCGCGCTGTACATGCAGGTAGTGCTCGGTGAAGCGCCGTGCCCGCTGTGTATCCTGCAGCGCTATGCGCTGTTGCTGATCGCGATCTTCGCCTTTGTCGGCGCGGCCATGCGCACCCGTCGCAGCCTGACGATTTTCGAAGGACTTGTGGTGCTTTGCGCCCTGGCCGGAGCGGCCGTGGCGGGGCATCACGTGTACACCCAGTTCTTCCCGGCGGTCAGTTGCGGCGTCGACGTGTTGCAACCGATTGTCGACGACCTGCCGCTGGCGAAGATCTTCCCGTTGGGTTTCCAGGTCGATGGTTTTTGCTCCACCCCGTACCCGCCGATCCTGGGGCTGTCCCTGGCACAGTGGGCGCTGGTGGCCTTCGTGCTGATCGTGGTGCTGGTGCCGTTGCTGGTGTCGCGTAACCGCAAACACCTTCGCTGAAACACCCCAAGGAAACGCCCCGGTTCCTCTTCTGGAGAGCCGGGGCGTTTTGCATTTCAGCCTTGGGATGGATCGGCCTTGATCCGAGGCAAGAATGGGTTGCGACAGTGTGCGACATGTTGTCACACATTTTGCCTCCTGCGATCCTTCCAGGCGTGGATAAACGCCTCATCCTGTAACAAAAAAACAGTACATGCTGCTCGGATTATCTCAGGCGGCTCTTCGTGCAGCAGGCATTTTTAACAGCGAAGCGCCATGCGGCCTAGCCCCCGAAAAATGGGCTCTCCCCAGAAAAACTAGCGCTTCTTAACCCCCTCGAGCTGTCTAAATCGGGCGTAGTAGGCCTATATTTTTTGTGGTTCTTGTTGAGAATGAATTTCGATAAGATGCCGGCCGTTTGTATTTACGGGCAGGGATTATTGCCGGATCGGATAAAAATTATTTCGGGATGAGACATGGTCTACAGCGCGCCAGCTCACTACAATCGGCCGCACCGAATTTCCGACCCGGCTCAGGCTTGAGCACGAGGTGGTCGAAGGGCGTTATCGCCCCATGCGACCCCGGGTGTCGGTGCCTCCAACTACCCGCACCAAATGGAATTGGGCTTGAACTAGGCCTTTGACCAACGAATAAGAACTCACTGCTGGCCCAGGATGTGTCGAACAGCGTCTGATTGATGCAGCGACGGGCAGCCCTTATTCAATCCAAGAAAAATGCCAACCCTTGGCAGGGTGAAGTGTTGGCGATCAAAACCCAACTGCATTGCGCAAGCTGCTTTAGAGGTCGTGAGATGAGTAAAAACAGGTACCCCCGATTACTAGGCTTATTGCCCCTGCTCGGCACGTTGTTGCTGGGAGGCTGCAACATGACCTTGCTCGATCCCAAGGGCCAGGTCGGCCTGGATGAACGAAACCTGATCATCACCGCCACGCTGCTGATGTTGCTCGTCGTTGTGCCGGTTATCGTCATGACCTTCCTGTTCGCCTGGAAATACCGCGCGTCCAACACCAGTGCCACGTACACGCCGAAGTGGTCGCACTCGACCAAGATCGAAGTCGCGGTGTGGACGATTCCAGTGCTGATCATCATTGCCCTGGGTTACATCACCTACAAGTCGACCCATGCCCTGGACCCGTATCGTCCACTGGATTCGGACGTCAAGCCGATCACCATTGAAGTGGTTTCGATGGACTGGAAGTGGCTGTTCATCTATCCGGAACAAGGCATCGCCACTGTCAACAAGATCGTGTTCCCGGCCCACACGCCGATCAACTTCAAGGTCACCTCCGACACCGTGATGAACTCGTTCTTCATCCCGGGCCTGGGCGGCCAGATCTACGCGATGGCGGGCATGCAGACCAAGCTGCACCTGATCGCCAACCAGAACGCCGAACTCGACGGTATCTCCGCCAACTACAGCGGCGCGGGTTTCACCGGCATGAAGTTCAAAGCAATCGCCACGACCCAGGAAGATTTCGACGCCTGGGTCAACGATGTGAAGAAGGCACCTAAACAGCTTGAAAAAGCTGAATACGAAGCCCTTTCCAAACCGAGCCAGAACAACCCAGTCGAACTCTACTCGTCGGTCACGCCGAACCTGTTCCAGACCATCATCGACAAGTATGAAGGGATGAATCCGGGCAAGCC is a window from the Pseudomonas brassicacearum genome containing:
- a CDS encoding disulfide bond formation protein B — its product is MSEEMMRLGRERRFLVLLGLICLALIGGALYMQVVLGEAPCPLCILQRYALLLIAIFAFVGAAMRTRRSLTIFEGLVVLCALAGAAVAGHHVYTQFFPAVSCGVDVLQPIVDDLPLAKIFPLGFQVDGFCSTPYPPILGLSLAQWALVAFVLIVVLVPLLVSRNRKHLR
- the cyoA gene encoding ubiquinol oxidase subunit II; translated protein: MSKNRYPRLLGLLPLLGTLLLGGCNMTLLDPKGQVGLDERNLIITATLLMLLVVVPVIVMTFLFAWKYRASNTSATYTPKWSHSTKIEVAVWTIPVLIIIALGYITYKSTHALDPYRPLDSDVKPITIEVVSMDWKWLFIYPEQGIATVNKIVFPAHTPINFKVTSDTVMNSFFIPGLGGQIYAMAGMQTKLHLIANQNAELDGISANYSGAGFTGMKFKAIATTQEDFDAWVNDVKKAPKQLEKAEYEALSKPSQNNPVELYSSVTPNLFQTIIDKYEGMNPGKPMHHEKKEKEVAHNMEGMDMSSHSAAGAEE